One window from the genome of [Mycobacterium] stephanolepidis encodes:
- a CDS encoding cell division protein FtsQ/DivIB, translating into MSEPDKTSEEAAESAPVSDEIEDSAAEAIEEDAGAEQADDDESAEGPRMRARRERMERRDAQRRAIALEQARREAKAAAKGKHVDQGKSAGRGKVQGLHTLLLAVLLTVIAVGLGAILYFTPLMSVRQTVVTGTGVVTQEDVLRELNITKGTRLLQIDTAAAADRVASIRRVASARVQCEYPSTLRVTIVERVPVAAWAGGDGTHLIDRDGVDFANEPPPPGIPVLDVVAPGPQDPTTKVALQVLTSLAPDLARQVAKIAAPSVSSITLTLDDGRTIVWGTTDRTAEKAEKLGALLTQPGRMYDVSSPDLPTVK; encoded by the coding sequence ATGAGCGAGCCGGACAAGACTTCCGAGGAGGCAGCGGAGTCAGCTCCGGTGTCTGACGAGATCGAGGATTCCGCCGCCGAGGCGATCGAGGAGGACGCCGGCGCCGAGCAGGCGGATGACGACGAGTCCGCCGAGGGGCCGCGGATGCGGGCCAGGCGCGAGCGGATGGAGCGCCGGGACGCACAGCGGCGCGCGATCGCCCTGGAGCAGGCGCGGCGTGAGGCGAAGGCGGCCGCCAAGGGCAAGCACGTAGACCAGGGCAAGAGCGCGGGGCGTGGGAAGGTTCAGGGTCTGCACACACTGCTGCTCGCGGTGCTGCTCACCGTCATCGCGGTGGGGCTGGGCGCGATTCTGTACTTCACGCCACTGATGTCCGTGCGCCAGACCGTGGTGACGGGCACCGGGGTGGTCACCCAAGAGGACGTCCTTCGTGAACTGAACATCACCAAGGGAACGCGGCTGCTGCAGATCGATACCGCCGCGGCCGCGGACCGGGTGGCCAGCATTCGCCGGGTGGCCAGCGCGCGCGTGCAATGCGAGTACCCGTCCACCTTGCGCGTCACGATCGTCGAAAGGGTGCCGGTCGCGGCGTGGGCGGGCGGCGACGGGACGCACCTCATCGATCGCGACGGGGTGGATTTCGCCAACGAACCGCCACCGCCGGGCATCCCGGTGCTGGATGTGGTGGCTCCGGGTCCGCAGGACCCGACGACCAAGGTGGCACTGCAGGTCCTCACCTCGCTGGCACCGGACCTGGCGCGACAGGTCGCCAAGATCGCTGCGCCCTCGGTCTCGTCTATCACGCTTACCCTCGACGACGGTCGCACCATCGTGTGGGGGACTACCGACCGCACCGCAGAGAAGGCGGAAAAGCTGGGGGCCCTGCTTACGCAGCCCGGTCGCATGTACGACGTGTCCAGCCCCGATCTGCCCACGGTCAAGTAG
- the murC gene encoding UDP-N-acetylmuramate--L-alanine ligase, translated as MNIGPLPEHLRRVHMVGIGGAGMSGIARILLDRGAQVSGSDAKESRGVLALRTRGALVNIGHDGDALDLLPGGPTVVVTTHAAIPKTNPELVEAHRRGIPVLLRPVVLADLMAGYRTLMVTGTHGKTSTTSMLIVALQHCGYDPSFAVGGELNEAGTNAHHGSGDVFVAEADESDGSLLQYRPDLIVVTNIEADHLDHFGSVEAYTAVFDEFTETLGPEGVLVVCLDDPGSAALARRAHERGLRVRGYGSVEQADAAGVPVAGWLRDWQFKDTGAFAQIQLAGEKTSRTMRLSVPGRHMALNALAAVVAAAEIGASVEDVLDGLAGFEGVRRRFELVGQVESVRVFDDYAHHPTEVRTVLQAVSGIVAQQGFGRSVVVFQPHLYSRTAAFATEFAEALSVADLVFVLDVYGAREAPLPGVSGALIVEQISGVPVHYLPDLSTVAAHVAAATAPGDLVVTMGAGDVTLQGKEIVRALRARANDWPPPRNGQ; from the coding sequence ATGAACATCGGTCCACTTCCGGAGCATCTGCGCCGTGTGCACATGGTCGGCATCGGCGGTGCCGGGATGTCAGGTATCGCCAGAATCCTGCTGGACAGGGGAGCGCAGGTGTCGGGCTCCGATGCCAAGGAATCTCGTGGCGTGCTCGCACTGCGTACCCGCGGTGCCCTCGTCAATATCGGCCACGACGGCGACGCACTGGACCTGCTGCCGGGCGGTCCCACCGTGGTGGTTACCACCCACGCTGCCATTCCCAAGACGAATCCTGAACTGGTGGAAGCTCATCGGCGTGGAATACCGGTCCTGCTGCGCCCGGTTGTGCTCGCGGACCTGATGGCCGGATACCGCACCCTCATGGTGACCGGAACGCACGGCAAGACCAGCACCACCTCCATGCTCATTGTGGCGCTGCAGCATTGCGGATACGACCCATCGTTCGCGGTCGGCGGTGAGCTCAACGAGGCCGGCACCAACGCCCACCATGGCAGTGGGGACGTGTTCGTGGCCGAGGCCGACGAAAGTGACGGTTCACTGCTGCAGTACCGGCCCGATCTCATCGTCGTGACCAACATCGAGGCGGACCATCTCGATCACTTCGGCAGTGTCGAGGCCTATACCGCGGTGTTCGACGAATTCACCGAAACGTTGGGCCCCGAAGGGGTCCTGGTGGTGTGTCTGGATGATCCGGGGTCCGCGGCGTTGGCGCGCCGGGCTCACGAACGCGGACTACGAGTACGTGGCTATGGCAGCGTCGAACAGGCCGATGCCGCGGGCGTCCCGGTGGCCGGATGGCTGCGTGATTGGCAGTTCAAGGACACCGGAGCGTTCGCACAGATCCAGCTGGCGGGCGAGAAGACCTCTCGCACCATGCGATTGTCGGTGCCGGGTCGGCACATGGCCCTGAACGCACTGGCCGCCGTGGTGGCGGCCGCCGAGATCGGGGCCTCCGTCGAGGATGTGCTCGATGGGCTGGCCGGATTTGAAGGTGTGCGCCGCCGATTCGAATTGGTCGGTCAGGTCGAGAGTGTCCGGGTCTTCGATGACTACGCGCACCATCCCACCGAGGTTCGTACGGTGCTACAGGCTGTTTCCGGAATCGTCGCGCAACAGGGATTTGGCCGCTCCGTCGTGGTCTTTCAGCCGCACTTGTACTCCCGCACGGCAGCTTTCGCGACGGAGTTCGCCGAGGCGCTCAGTGTTGCCGATCTGGTGTTCGTGCTGGATGTCTACGGGGCGCGCGAAGCGCCGCTGCCGGGTGTCAGCGGTGCGCTGATCGTCGAGCAGATCTCCGGGGTGCCGGTGCATTACCTGCCAGACCTGTCGACCGTTGCCGCGCATGTCGCCGCGGCCACGGCGCCGGGGGATCTGGTGGTCACGATGGGTGCGGGCGATGTCACGCTGCAGGGCAAGGAGATCGTGCGCGCGTTGCGCGCGCGTGCCAATGACTGGCCGCCCCCCAGGAACGGTCAATGA
- the murG gene encoding undecaprenyldiphospho-muramoylpentapeptide beta-N-acetylglucosaminyltransferase, which translates to MSDELRPLSVVLAGGGTAGHVEPAMAVADALREIDPSVRITALGTERGLETRLVPDRGYDLELIVPVPLPRRLTGDLVRLPLRVRRAVRQTRAVFDNVGADVVIGFGGYVALPAYLAARRGPLRRPRVPVVIHEANARAGLANRVGARRAQRVLSAVSDSGLRRAEVVGVPVRGSITALDRTALRQEARAHYGFDDDALVLLVFGGSQGAVSLNNAVSAAANELAAAGVSVLHAHGPKNTIELPQGGPRDAPGGPKYVALPYLDRMDLAYAAADIAVCRSGAMTVAEVSAVGLPAIYVPLPIGNGEQRLNALPVVDAGGGVIVADRDLTPETLAHMVIEIASDSGKLAEMTSAAALSGHPDAARQVAQVALDVARQQRSQGRSASR; encoded by the coding sequence GTGAGTGACGAACTTCGGCCGCTTTCGGTGGTACTGGCCGGGGGCGGTACCGCGGGGCACGTCGAACCCGCCATGGCGGTCGCCGATGCATTGCGTGAGATCGACCCGTCCGTACGGATCACCGCATTGGGTACCGAGCGTGGCCTGGAGACGCGGCTGGTGCCCGACCGCGGGTACGACCTGGAGCTGATCGTGCCGGTGCCGCTACCGCGCCGCCTCACCGGCGACCTGGTGCGGCTGCCGTTGCGGGTGCGCCGGGCGGTGCGGCAGACCCGGGCCGTGTTCGACAACGTCGGAGCCGACGTTGTCATCGGTTTCGGCGGTTACGTGGCGCTGCCCGCCTATCTGGCGGCGCGTCGCGGACCGTTGCGCCGCCCTCGTGTTCCGGTGGTCATTCACGAGGCGAACGCACGTGCCGGCCTTGCCAATCGGGTCGGTGCGCGCCGCGCGCAGCGCGTGTTGTCGGCCGTCTCGGACTCGGGACTGCGCCGTGCAGAGGTGGTCGGGGTACCGGTTCGTGGATCGATCACGGCGCTGGATCGCACCGCGTTGCGGCAGGAGGCACGCGCTCACTACGGATTCGACGACGATGCTCTGGTGCTCTTGGTATTCGGCGGGTCCCAGGGTGCGGTCTCCCTGAACAATGCCGTCTCGGCGGCAGCCAATGAGCTTGCCGCTGCGGGGGTTTCGGTGCTGCACGCACACGGGCCGAAGAATACGATCGAGCTGCCGCAGGGCGGTCCGCGGGATGCTCCGGGCGGCCCCAAATATGTGGCCCTGCCATACCTGGACCGCATGGATCTGGCCTACGCCGCGGCCGATATCGCCGTGTGCCGATCCGGCGCGATGACCGTCGCCGAAGTCTCGGCGGTGGGGTTGCCCGCCATCTACGTGCCTCTGCCGATCGGCAACGGCGAACAGCGGCTCAATGCGCTGCCGGTCGTCGACGCGGGGGGCGGTGTCATCGTCGCGGACCGCGACCTCACTCCGGAGACATTGGCACACATGGTGATCGAGATCGCCTCCGATTCCGGCAAGCTTGCCGAGATGACGTCGGCCGCCGCACTGTCGGGGCATCCGGACGCTGCACGGCAGGTGGCTCAGGTGGCGCTGGATGTCGCACGACAGCAGCGATCTCAGGGACGGAGTGCATCGCGATGA